From Sporosarcina sp. Te-1, the proteins below share one genomic window:
- the thiI gene encoding tRNA uracil 4-sulfurtransferase ThiI — MEWNELLIRYGELSLKGRNRNTFVRRLKKNIQLAMRDLPTVKLIAERDRMFLHASDNDDMKEAIERLPFIFGIQSFSPVAKCQADLESIKEKALDVMGSVETTDKTFKVEIKRSDKTFPLVTGELQQEIGGHVLRHFPDLGVKMKKPDIQLLVDIRKDGAFLTAKTYKGAGGMPVGSNGHSLLMLSGGIDSPVAGYLMMKRGVSLDAIHFASPPFTSEMAKKKVMDLADRLGSFGAHVRLHIIPFTELQQAIVKQVPNNLSMTTTRRIMLEIADKVREEIGAMGIVTGESLGQVASQTLDSMTAINAVTSTPVLRPLIASDKLEIIDLAQQIGTYDISIRPFEDCCTIFTPSNPKTKPRLEKVTHYESYFDFAPLIEEAVAKRSVIDEKSTQQNDFDDLL, encoded by the coding sequence ATGGAATGGAATGAGCTGCTGATTCGCTACGGCGAGCTATCTCTTAAAGGAAGAAATCGAAATACGTTTGTCCGTAGATTGAAGAAAAATATACAATTGGCGATGCGTGATCTGCCCACTGTAAAGCTAATTGCGGAACGTGACCGTATGTTTTTACATGCAAGTGACAATGATGATATGAAGGAAGCAATTGAAAGGCTGCCTTTCATTTTTGGCATCCAATCATTCAGTCCGGTTGCTAAATGTCAGGCCGACTTGGAGTCCATCAAAGAAAAAGCGCTGGACGTCATGGGATCGGTTGAAACGACAGACAAGACATTCAAAGTGGAAATTAAACGCTCGGACAAAACGTTTCCGCTTGTGACGGGAGAACTTCAACAGGAAATTGGAGGCCATGTACTCCGCCATTTTCCGGATCTTGGTGTAAAGATGAAGAAGCCAGATATCCAGCTGCTCGTAGATATACGAAAAGATGGGGCGTTTTTGACTGCCAAGACATACAAGGGAGCTGGCGGCATGCCAGTCGGTTCTAACGGTCATTCACTGCTAATGCTGTCTGGCGGGATTGATAGCCCCGTTGCCGGTTATTTAATGATGAAGCGAGGCGTTTCGCTGGATGCCATCCATTTTGCAAGCCCACCTTTCACAAGTGAGATGGCGAAGAAAAAAGTAATGGATTTAGCTGATCGACTCGGCTCTTTTGGAGCGCATGTACGCCTGCATATTATCCCGTTCACTGAATTGCAGCAAGCGATTGTCAAGCAAGTGCCCAATAACTTGTCCATGACTACGACAAGGCGAATCATGCTGGAAATAGCGGACAAAGTGAGAGAGGAAATTGGCGCCATGGGCATTGTCACCGGAGAAAGTCTCGGACAAGTGGCAAGTCAGACGTTGGACAGTATGACTGCCATCAATGCTGTAACATCGACTCCTGTGTTGCGGCCGTTGATCGCATCCGATAAATTAGAGATTATTGACTTGGCCCAACAAATAGGCACCTATGATATTTCCATCAGGCCATTTGAGGATTGCTGCACCATCTTTACCCCGTCCAATCCGAAGACAAAGCCCCGTCTCGAGAAAGTGACGCATTACGAAAGTTATTTCGATTTTGCTCCGCTTATTGAAGAGGCGGTTGCAAAACGCTCCGTTATTGATGAGAAGTCTACGCAACAAAACGATTTCGATGATTTATTGTAA
- a CDS encoding IS1182 family transposase — MCNPKITTPHYTTEFPLAIEEMKASPVSKRRFSPTFKPYNNRQGFAIFDVQELIPENHIARVVDEMVEAIPDERLYTYYTGGGRSSYHPKMMLKVILYAYSQKIYSCRGIEKMITENLPAMWLAAMERPDFRTLNDFRGIRMKAMMDELFETMILKLIEEGYITMENYFLDGTKIEANANKYSFVWKKSTLRFEEKLKEKIRTTLANIQEIAQAEGLELGSLPEDEAEPGQLADLAAQLEEQAELLTKEMEGTKEMPTRKVLRTKRSVLRKSVKRIRQDFLPRMEKYAQHHATFGDRNSFSKTDPDATFMRMKEDHMKNGQLKPGYNIQMATENQFILYYTMHQRPTDTRCFIPHLEKLAKSNLPLPKRVIADAGYGSEENYLYALGEEKEPCFEFLIPYGTYIKEQTRKYKNDIRNAKNWKYEEQYDRFICPNGRHVNFKNYQNKKNASGHVQSYKIYECEDCSDCPLKALCTKAKGNRQVHWNTIFEEMKAKAKEALECEENTGIYARRKIEVESVFGHIKGNRSFRRFSLRGLNKVHTEFGIVALAHNLLKVAGIRQLLSLVDEKIGGERQGVFLHQFYFRDLLDSPFFFFKAE; from the coding sequence ATGTGCAATCCGAAGATTACTACTCCACATTATACCACAGAATTTCCATTAGCCATAGAGGAAATGAAGGCAAGCCCCGTTTCCAAGCGACGTTTCTCTCCGACATTCAAACCTTACAATAATCGGCAGGGATTTGCCATCTTCGATGTGCAGGAGCTGATTCCGGAAAACCATATAGCCCGAGTAGTCGATGAAATGGTTGAGGCCATCCCAGATGAACGGCTTTATACATATTATACAGGTGGGGGGCGAAGCTCCTATCATCCCAAGATGATGCTGAAAGTCATTCTCTATGCCTACTCTCAGAAAATCTATTCATGCCGTGGCATCGAGAAAATGATCACGGAGAACCTGCCGGCCATGTGGCTTGCGGCAATGGAGAGGCCGGATTTTCGTACCCTTAACGATTTCAGAGGCATCCGCATGAAGGCGATGATGGATGAATTATTTGAAACAATGATTTTGAAACTGATCGAAGAAGGTTATATCACCATGGAGAACTACTTTTTGGATGGTACCAAGATTGAAGCCAATGCCAATAAGTATTCTTTCGTATGGAAAAAATCGACGCTTCGCTTTGAAGAGAAATTAAAGGAGAAGATCCGGACAACCCTAGCGAATATACAAGAGATTGCCCAGGCCGAGGGCCTGGAACTTGGGTCACTTCCAGAGGATGAGGCGGAACCCGGACAGTTGGCCGACTTGGCCGCACAACTGGAAGAACAAGCAGAGTTATTGACCAAGGAAATGGAAGGGACAAAAGAGATGCCTACCCGAAAGGTCCTCCGCACAAAACGCAGCGTATTACGGAAATCGGTAAAACGAATCCGCCAGGACTTTCTGCCGCGAATGGAAAAATACGCACAGCACCATGCCACATTTGGAGACCGCAACAGTTTTTCGAAAACAGACCCGGACGCCACCTTCATGCGCATGAAAGAGGACCATATGAAAAATGGCCAACTGAAACCCGGCTATAACATACAGATGGCAACCGAGAATCAGTTCATTCTCTACTACACCATGCATCAGCGACCGACAGATACACGCTGTTTCATTCCTCATCTGGAGAAGTTGGCGAAATCTAATTTGCCGTTGCCCAAAAGGGTGATTGCGGACGCAGGCTACGGAAGTGAAGAGAATTATCTCTATGCGCTTGGGGAGGAAAAAGAGCCGTGCTTCGAATTCTTGATTCCCTACGGGACCTATATTAAAGAACAGACGCGCAAATACAAAAATGACATTCGGAACGCCAAGAACTGGAAGTACGAGGAACAGTATGACCGCTTCATCTGTCCAAACGGGCGGCACGTCAATTTCAAGAACTACCAGAACAAGAAGAATGCCTCTGGGCATGTGCAAAGCTACAAGATCTATGAATGTGAAGACTGTTCGGATTGTCCGCTGAAGGCATTGTGCACGAAGGCGAAGGGGAACCGGCAGGTTCACTGGAACACGATATTTGAAGAAATGAAGGCAAAGGCAAAAGAGGCCCTTGAATGTGAAGAGAACACAGGCATCTACGCTCGAAGAAAGATCGAGGTAGAAAGTGTGTTCGGTCACATCAAGGGCAATCGGTCGTTCCGCAGGTTTTCACTGCGGGGACTTAATAAAGTGCACACGGAGTTCGGGATTGTGGCCTTGGCCCACAACCTGCTGAAAGTGGCGGGCATCCGCCAGCTGCTTTCACTGGTTGACGAAAAAATTGGTGGAGAAAGACAAGGCGTCTTCCTCCACCAATTTTATTTTCGGGACTTATTAGACAGCCCCTTTTTCTTTTTCAAGGCAGAGTAG
- a CDS encoding GAF domain-containing protein — translation MFTTVTYSSDPKEKYSQLNKQLDALLSGEKNRYANLSNASALLNVFFDRINWVGFYLMEDGELVLGPFQGLPACIRIPLGKGVCGTAADRKETIVVKDVHAFPGHIACDAASQSEIVVPLLKDGELLGVLDIDSPELDRFSDDDRQGLEAFVTVLVSHL, via the coding sequence ATGTTTACAACAGTGACTTATTCATCAGACCCAAAAGAAAAATACTCGCAGTTGAATAAGCAGCTCGATGCCCTTTTGTCCGGTGAAAAGAATCGATACGCCAACTTGAGCAACGCTTCCGCTCTGTTAAATGTATTTTTTGACCGCATCAACTGGGTCGGATTTTATTTGATGGAGGATGGGGAGCTCGTGCTCGGCCCTTTTCAAGGCTTGCCGGCATGCATTCGCATCCCTTTAGGCAAAGGAGTTTGCGGGACTGCGGCGGACCGGAAAGAAACGATTGTCGTGAAAGACGTTCATGCTTTCCCTGGCCATATCGCTTGTGATGCTGCTTCTCAATCCGAAATTGTCGTCCCTCTTTTGAAAGATGGCGAATTACTCGGTGTCCTTGATATCGACAGCCCTGAGCTGGACCGATTCTCGGACGATGACCGACAAGGTCTGGAAGCATTCGTGACAGTTCTGGTCAGCCATTTATGA
- a CDS encoding alpha/beta-type small acid-soluble spore protein, producing the protein MPNSNNNNSNQLLVPGAQQALDQMKYEIAQEFGVQLGADATSRANGSVGGEITKRLVRQAQSQMSNFTQQ; encoded by the coding sequence ATGCCAAACAGCAACAATAACAACTCAAACCAACTTCTAGTTCCTGGTGCACAACAAGCTCTTGATCAAATGAAATATGAGATCGCACAAGAATTCGGAGTGCAACTTGGAGCAGATGCTACATCGCGTGCCAACGGTTCCGTCGGCGGAGAAATCACGAAGCGATTAGTACGTCAAGCTCAATCCCAAATGAGCAACTTCACTCAACAATAA
- a CDS encoding cysteine desulfurase family protein: MVYFDNSATTRPDEEVLTSFVETNRRFFANPASIHGKGREAEALLDRSRDQIRSLLGLQEGEVIFTSGGTEANNLAIIGFAYAHQSRGSHIITTAIEHPSVLNACHFLERNGFEVDYLAVDEQGRISLDELGKLLRRETTVVSIMHVNNEIGTIQPIEQAVDIVHRNSRAVFHSDCVQSFGKLPVLLQENGPDAITVSAHKINGLKNSGILALKKGVMPTPINFGGGQEKGVRSGTVSVPNAVAAAKAMRLSVVDRENETYRMWRNRLIQYVTRYDGVNVISPPDGAPHIVSIAFSKIKGEVAVNYFQEHGIFLSTSSACSSKSTNAGHVIEAIHLDHDYKFGVVRISFGKDNTEEDIKKFEDVFSGFMKLLGRELNLNGME; this comes from the coding sequence ATGGTTTATTTTGATAATAGTGCTACAACGAGACCTGACGAGGAGGTGCTTACCTCTTTTGTAGAGACGAACCGCCGTTTTTTTGCAAATCCCGCCTCGATCCACGGTAAAGGAAGAGAAGCTGAAGCGTTGCTCGACCGATCCAGAGATCAAATTCGATCCTTGCTTGGTTTGCAAGAGGGTGAAGTCATATTCACCTCTGGTGGAACAGAAGCTAATAATTTGGCAATCATAGGTTTTGCTTATGCCCATCAATCGAGAGGGTCTCATATTATCACGACGGCTATTGAACATCCCTCGGTACTGAATGCGTGCCATTTTTTGGAGCGGAATGGTTTTGAAGTAGACTATTTGGCAGTTGATGAGCAGGGGAGAATTTCACTGGATGAGTTGGGGAAACTGTTGAGGAGAGAAACGACAGTTGTCAGCATCATGCATGTGAATAATGAAATCGGAACCATTCAGCCGATTGAACAGGCTGTTGACATAGTGCATCGGAATTCCAGAGCGGTCTTTCACTCAGATTGTGTGCAAAGTTTCGGTAAATTGCCAGTTCTGCTTCAGGAAAACGGGCCGGATGCTATTACAGTATCAGCCCACAAAATTAATGGATTGAAAAATTCCGGTATTCTCGCCTTGAAAAAGGGCGTGATGCCTACACCGATTAATTTTGGCGGCGGTCAGGAAAAAGGCGTTCGCAGCGGCACCGTCTCTGTTCCGAACGCGGTGGCAGCTGCAAAAGCGATGCGTCTTAGTGTGGTAGACCGAGAAAATGAAACCTATCGCATGTGGAGGAACCGGTTAATCCAGTATGTGACCCGATATGACGGAGTAAACGTCATATCACCCCCAGATGGAGCTCCTCATATTGTTTCCATCGCTTTTTCAAAGATCAAAGGTGAAGTGGCAGTCAATTATTTTCAGGAACATGGTATATTTTTATCCACATCCAGCGCCTGCTCTTCAAAAAGCACCAATGCCGGTCATGTGATTGAAGCGATTCACTTGGATCATGACTATAAATTTGGGGTCGTGCGTATCAGTTTCGGTAAGGATAATACCGAGGAAGATATAAAGAAATTCGAGGATGTATTTTCAGGATTTATGAAATTGCTTGGAAGGGAATTGAACTTAAATGGAATGGAATGA
- the rarD gene encoding EamA family transporter RarD, with translation MQTDRNGVLWVVASFVIWGFMPIYWKYLEHVGSDEILTGRIVWAFISTVLAVLLIRGGGQLIRDFRTLWKDQRSFWSLFAASVLVTSNWFIYIWAVNHHFIVQTSLGYYMNPLVSVLLGVLFLKEKMSRAQKAAFALAAIGVITMVFFYGKFPWIAIGLALTFAVYGFIKKNIQLDALRGLAIETTFIFPFAVGYYAWLFFKGEARFLHVSTQTDILLILTGIATALPLVLYAKGVQRIPLYMSGFIQYIAPTLMLIIGVLVFHESFGQQELLSFSFIWAALILFTTSKVYETVKIRKSHI, from the coding sequence ATGCAAACAGACCGCAATGGTGTCCTATGGGTGGTAGCCTCATTCGTCATTTGGGGTTTCATGCCGATTTATTGGAAGTATCTCGAGCATGTAGGAAGCGACGAAATCTTAACAGGCCGCATCGTATGGGCGTTTATTTCAACAGTTCTTGCGGTTTTGCTCATTCGAGGAGGCGGACAACTCATCCGTGACTTCCGCACGTTATGGAAGGACCAGCGGAGCTTCTGGAGCTTATTTGCAGCTTCCGTCCTGGTAACGTCAAACTGGTTTATTTACATATGGGCTGTAAATCATCATTTTATCGTCCAAACAAGTCTAGGGTATTACATGAACCCGCTCGTCTCTGTGTTGTTAGGTGTGTTATTCCTTAAGGAGAAAATGTCCCGGGCCCAGAAAGCAGCTTTTGCTCTCGCAGCTATCGGGGTTATTACGATGGTCTTTTTTTATGGGAAGTTTCCGTGGATCGCGATTGGACTGGCATTGACGTTCGCGGTCTATGGTTTTATTAAAAAGAATATACAGTTGGATGCTTTACGGGGGCTGGCGATCGAAACAACGTTCATCTTCCCGTTTGCGGTAGGGTATTATGCTTGGTTGTTCTTCAAGGGAGAAGCCCGTTTCCTTCATGTTAGTACGCAGACGGATATTTTGCTGATCTTGACCGGCATTGCGACCGCGCTTCCTCTTGTCCTCTATGCGAAAGGTGTGCAGCGGATTCCTCTATATATGTCCGGCTTCATCCAATACATTGCACCGACTCTGATGCTGATCATTGGGGTGCTCGTGTTTCATGAATCGTTTGGCCAACAAGAACTATTGTCATTCTCTTTCATTTGGGCAGCTCTCATTTTGTTCACAACGTCCAAAGTATATGAGACAGTGAAGATAAGAAAAAGTCATATTTGA
- the mbcS gene encoding acyl-CoA synthetase MbcS, which yields MKREELLAPECYNIVSEFERYADGTGREALIYVNAQGAEERITYDQLLAEAKKAAAVFTANGLQKGDIILVMVPRRIEAYITYIGALMAGIAVIPSSEMLRASDIEYRLAHSGAKAIVAYEAFTDQFTEVKHIEKVQLFVIGQAKQGQLSLTELMAQAVSKFTPPNTKGSDMAFLSYTSGTTGKPKGVVHSHAWGYAHLRTAGDKWLGIEEGDIVWATAAPGWQKWIWSPFLSVLGSGATGLVYDGKFDVVTYLNLIGKYKVNVLCCTPTEYRFMAKADHLEQYNLSSIRSAVSAGEPLNREVIDIFNKVFSLAVRDGYGQTENTLLVGTMIGMEARPGSMGKPTPGNKVDIVDEEGKPVAPGQVGDIAVHISTPALFKEYLHDPERTHMQFRGDYYITGDRAKLDEDGYFWFEGRGDDIIISSGYTIGPFEVEDALTKHEAVRECAVVASPDETRGSVVKAFIVLRDPVRKDEEGLIEELQEHVKRLTAPYKYPRKIEFMEELPKTASGKIMRVELRKKEQQ from the coding sequence ATGAAACGCGAAGAATTGCTTGCACCGGAATGCTATAATATCGTTTCTGAATTTGAGCGGTATGCAGACGGCACCGGAAGAGAAGCGCTCATATATGTAAACGCACAGGGTGCTGAAGAACGAATTACATATGATCAATTACTGGCAGAAGCGAAAAAGGCGGCGGCTGTTTTTACGGCAAACGGTCTTCAAAAAGGGGATATTATACTTGTAATGGTCCCAAGGAGAATCGAGGCTTATATAACTTATATTGGCGCATTGATGGCAGGGATTGCGGTCATTCCAAGTTCGGAAATGCTGCGTGCCTCTGATATCGAATATCGTCTGGCTCATAGCGGGGCGAAAGCCATTGTTGCTTATGAAGCGTTCACAGACCAATTTACGGAAGTGAAACATATAGAAAAGGTGCAGTTGTTCGTCATTGGTCAAGCGAAACAAGGACAGCTTTCTTTGACAGAACTAATGGCACAGGCTGTTTCAAAGTTTACACCACCCAATACAAAGGGATCGGATATGGCGTTTCTTTCTTATACGTCCGGCACAACTGGCAAGCCAAAAGGGGTAGTTCATTCCCATGCTTGGGGTTATGCCCATTTGCGAACGGCAGGTGATAAATGGCTTGGCATCGAAGAAGGAGATATTGTATGGGCGACAGCTGCACCAGGATGGCAAAAGTGGATTTGGTCTCCTTTCCTTTCCGTTCTGGGCAGTGGGGCTACAGGTCTCGTCTATGATGGAAAATTTGACGTCGTCACTTATTTGAATTTGATTGGCAAATACAAGGTAAATGTATTATGCTGCACACCGACGGAATATCGGTTCATGGCGAAAGCGGACCATTTGGAGCAATATAATCTATCTTCCATCCGCAGCGCGGTTTCAGCAGGAGAGCCGTTGAATCGGGAAGTAATTGATATTTTTAATAAAGTATTCTCTTTAGCTGTCCGAGACGGCTACGGCCAAACGGAAAATACATTGCTCGTCGGTACAATGATAGGTATGGAAGCGAGACCGGGTTCGATGGGCAAACCGACCCCTGGAAATAAAGTAGATATTGTGGATGAGGAAGGAAAGCCTGTCGCACCGGGCCAAGTCGGCGATATTGCGGTCCATATTTCCACACCTGCATTGTTCAAAGAATATTTGCATGATCCCGAACGGACCCATATGCAGTTCCGTGGCGACTATTACATCACGGGAGATCGGGCAAAATTGGATGAGGATGGGTATTTTTGGTTTGAGGGACGTGGAGATGATATTATCATCAGTTCGGGTTATACGATTGGACCATTCGAAGTGGAAGATGCCCTTACGAAACATGAAGCCGTCCGCGAATGTGCCGTGGTTGCCAGTCCCGATGAAACTCGTGGAAGCGTCGTAAAGGCATTTATCGTGTTGCGTGATCCAGTAAGAAAAGACGAGGAAGGCTTAATCGAAGAACTGCAGGAGCACGTCAAGCGCTTAACAGCTCCTTACAAATATCCGAGAAAGATTGAATTCATGGAAGAACTTCCAAAAACAGCTTCAGGTAAAATCATGCGCGTAGAATTGCGTAAAAAAGAACAGCAGTGA
- the megL gene encoding methionine gamma-lyase, whose translation MKLHKDTIVIHEGYDDKEHHGSLAVPLYQTSTYSFDTALMGEKRFSGEESGNIYSRLGNPTVRVLEERMTVLEKGEGCLAFGSGMAAVSSILVHLTKAGDHILCSRGIYGCTFGLLTIMKDKYGISHDLIQMTTEEEIERAIKPETVCIYVETPINPTMELVDLHAVVVVAKRHRLRVVVDNTFTSPYLQNPLEIGADYVLHSATKYINGHGDVIAGLLVGNDKDEMERIRMTVQKDYGAIMSPFDAWLLIRGLKTLPVRMERHTSNAEKLIDYLKGKTSVETIFYPFDQENPQFDIAKRQMSAGGGLISFTVTGGKEGAQQFMDSLSLIKIAVSLGDAETLIQHPATMTHSGVPEAERVQMGITDSLLRLSVGLEHADDLIEDLEQAFAVLERSNVNAL comes from the coding sequence ATGAAACTTCATAAAGATACGATTGTCATTCACGAGGGGTATGATGACAAGGAACATCATGGAAGTTTGGCGGTGCCTCTATATCAAACATCGACGTATTCATTTGACACAGCTTTAATGGGGGAAAAGCGATTTTCGGGTGAGGAGTCTGGCAATATCTATTCCAGGCTCGGTAATCCGACTGTCCGTGTGTTGGAAGAAAGAATGACAGTGTTGGAAAAAGGGGAAGGGTGCCTTGCGTTCGGCTCGGGCATGGCTGCTGTCAGTTCCATTCTTGTTCATTTGACCAAGGCAGGAGACCATATCCTATGCTCCCGCGGCATTTACGGATGCACTTTTGGATTACTCACGATAATGAAGGATAAATACGGTATTTCACATGATCTTATTCAGATGACAACAGAGGAAGAAATCGAGAGGGCGATAAAACCCGAAACGGTTTGCATTTATGTGGAAACACCGATCAATCCGACGATGGAACTGGTAGATCTCCATGCCGTTGTCGTCGTTGCTAAGCGTCATAGGCTTCGTGTCGTGGTAGATAATACATTCACCTCTCCTTATTTGCAGAACCCTCTGGAAATCGGGGCAGACTACGTATTGCACAGCGCCACAAAATATATTAATGGTCATGGGGACGTGATTGCCGGTCTTCTCGTCGGCAATGACAAGGACGAGATGGAGCGGATCCGGATGACGGTTCAGAAAGATTACGGCGCGATCATGTCCCCGTTTGATGCCTGGTTATTAATCCGGGGATTGAAGACGTTGCCTGTCCGGATGGAGCGGCATACGTCGAATGCTGAAAAATTGATTGACTACTTAAAAGGAAAAACGAGTGTGGAGACAATCTTTTATCCTTTCGATCAAGAGAACCCGCAATTCGACATTGCCAAGCGCCAAATGAGCGCGGGCGGGGGATTGATCTCATTCACCGTGACCGGAGGAAAAGAGGGGGCACAACAATTTATGGATAGTTTGTCCCTGATCAAAATTGCCGTCAGTTTAGGAGACGCCGAAACACTGATTCAACACCCGGCAACGATGACACATTCCGGCGTACCGGAAGCAGAACGAGTGCAAATGGGCATTACCGATTCATTACTCCGTTTATCAGTCGGATTGGAACACGCCGACGATCTGATAGAAGATTTGGAACAGGCATTTGCTGTATTGGAGCGCAGCAATGTGAATGCTCTATAA
- the ezrA gene encoding septation ring formation regulator EzrA, with product MKYFIIPILLLIVLITIAFLFRRKHIGEIKRLENEKMQIQNKPIFEEMMKVKQLNMTGETEEKFERWRNEWTEVIDVHMPNIDSLLFDAEDMVDRFKFKKATQTEKDIQEKIRYCDKRKDEILNELNELIGSEEKNRIEIEKLKEQYRSARKTLLAHQHSFGVAIEALEKELESFIPKLEEYDQLTENGNYLLAREIVINLSAKGERLSALIHDIPSLLVEVQNKIPSAIRELRNGTREMEEQSYNLQHLELPKQLTAIETELDGLLAKMKQLDMDTVKQQVQEVNDRIDSYYDALENEVIGKQYVDTHYEKVANELESMTRQTMDISNEAVYVQQSYRLEEDEAKIPQTAVKRLEALQKRFSTLAFMFEEQGSAYTTLQTELKSISDEMEQIAEEQENFANRIKNLRIDENNVRTKLADLSRELQAADRKLHKANIPGIPDEMDARLEEAEEQIFLVSQSLQEVPLNMALAESYLKNAEQAVHDVNEKVDQMLENVMLIELIIQYGNRFRASNPTVHARLLDAEESFRQFRYAKALEEAATAVEEMEPGAMKRIEEMLKEHV from the coding sequence ATGAAATATTTCATCATTCCAATTTTACTTCTGATTGTACTCATAACTATCGCCTTTTTATTCAGGCGTAAACATATAGGTGAAATCAAACGGTTAGAAAATGAGAAAATGCAAATTCAAAACAAACCGATTTTTGAAGAAATGATGAAAGTAAAACAATTAAATATGACAGGCGAGACGGAAGAGAAATTCGAGCGGTGGCGGAATGAATGGACGGAAGTCATTGATGTTCACATGCCGAATATCGATTCGTTATTATTTGATGCCGAGGATATGGTCGATCGATTTAAATTTAAAAAAGCGACCCAGACCGAAAAAGACATTCAAGAGAAGATCCGATATTGTGATAAACGAAAAGACGAGATCTTGAATGAGTTAAATGAATTAATCGGCAGCGAGGAAAAAAATCGAATTGAAATTGAAAAGCTAAAGGAACAATACCGTTCTGCGCGCAAAACGTTGTTGGCCCATCAGCATTCTTTCGGTGTTGCCATTGAAGCATTGGAGAAAGAACTTGAGTCATTTATCCCTAAATTGGAGGAATATGACCAATTAACGGAAAATGGAAATTATTTATTGGCGAGGGAGATTGTCATCAATCTCTCTGCGAAAGGCGAGCGGCTATCCGCATTGATCCATGACATTCCGAGTCTGCTGGTTGAGGTGCAAAACAAAATTCCATCCGCAATTCGGGAATTGCGTAATGGCACAAGGGAAATGGAAGAGCAATCCTACAATCTGCAACATCTTGAACTTCCAAAACAGCTCACCGCTATCGAGACAGAACTTGACGGTTTACTGGCTAAAATGAAGCAGCTGGATATGGATACAGTGAAACAGCAAGTGCAGGAAGTGAATGATCGAATCGACTCTTATTATGATGCGCTTGAAAATGAGGTTATTGGGAAACAATATGTTGATACCCATTATGAAAAAGTTGCGAATGAACTCGAATCCATGACTCGACAGACGATGGACATATCCAACGAGGCAGTTTATGTCCAACAGAGCTATCGACTGGAGGAAGACGAAGCGAAAATACCGCAAACGGCCGTCAAGCGTTTGGAAGCATTGCAAAAACGGTTCTCAACGCTCGCTTTCATGTTTGAGGAGCAAGGTTCAGCCTACACAACTTTGCAAACTGAGCTGAAAAGTATTTCGGATGAGATGGAGCAAATTGCGGAGGAGCAGGAGAACTTTGCGAATCGGATAAAAAATCTCCGGATCGATGAAAATAATGTACGGACAAAGCTGGCTGATTTATCACGCGAATTGCAAGCGGCTGATCGCAAACTGCATAAGGCCAACATACCTGGAATTCCTGACGAGATGGATGCAAGGCTGGAGGAAGCCGAGGAGCAGATTTTCCTAGTATCGCAAAGTTTGCAGGAAGTCCCATTAAATATGGCACTGGCTGAATCGTATCTGAAAAATGCTGAACAAGCGGTTCATGATGTGAATGAAAAAGTAGATCAAATGTTAGAAAATGTGATGCTGATTGAATTGATTATTCAATATGGCAATCGGTTTCGGGCTTCGAATCCAACCGTCCACGCGAGATTGTTGGATGCCGAGGAGTCTTTCCGTCAATTCCGGTATGCAAAAGCGCTGGAGGAGGCCGCAACAGCGGTGGAAGAAATGGAACCTGGCGCCATGAAACGAATTGAAGAAATGTTGAAGGAGCATGTGTGA